The Paenibacillus sp. FSL R7-0345 DNA segment TTTACCGCGGATCAGGGCCACATCATCAGGCGAAAAGACAAATACGGCAAAATCACTTTCGTCCAAATGCCGCTCCAGTGATTCCATCGTATATTCGTTCGCCCGGAAGGCATTGGCATACCAGGGGGTTACCTGAACCTCACGCTTCAGCTGCTCATGTATTGCTCTTGCATAACGGATGGATTCTCTGGATGATCCAATGAAACATTTTGGTCTGGTCACGGATGATCTCCTTTGTCAGTTATCCTGATCTGTAATAATTATACAGATGTTTGGCATCTAGGAACAGAGTCTCATTTTCTAAAATTACTAATTAATAACCTGTTCCTCTGCCATCGGAGCGGGTAATATCAGTTTATTACCCGGGGAAATGAGGCTTCCTATGATCAAAAGCATACATAAAGCACTCCTTCTGGCCGGCATCATAACCGGTGCCCTGCTTACAGGCAGCCAGGCTGACGCTTTGGCGTCTTACACCGCAAAGGTATACGCAAGTTCGCTTACTGTCCGCAGCGAGCCGGCAGCAGGAGCTTCAGCGGTTGGCTCCTTAAAGAACGGGGCAACAGTAACCGTAACCGATGAGCAGCACGGCTGGATGAAGGTCCGCTCCGGTTCGCTCACAGGCTGGGTTGCAGGGTATTATCTCAAGAAGGTAAACGGAGATTCTGCTTCAGTAGTGACGGCATCCTCCGTCTCACTGGTTAAGTCCTCCGGCAGCACTGCTGCAACGGTAACGGCAGATTCCCTGCGGATCAGAGGCGGCCCGGGAACCGGCTACGCGGTGGTAGGCTCGCTGAAGGCTAATGATAAAGTAACTATACTGACCCGCGAGAACGGGTGGGCACGCATCCGTACATCCGCTGGTGAGGTCGGCTGGGTGTCGGCCCAGTATCTTTCCAGCGGAGGCTCCTCAAGCGGAGTGACTACTGCTTCCGCAACAAGCTCAAGCTCCAAGGGAACAAGCAAGATCGGCAGCAAGCTGATCGTTATCGATGCGGGACATGGCGGCAACGATCCCGGCATGCTTGGCACCACTTATAACACAATGGAGAAGGATCTGACCCTGCAGACAGCCCTTTACGTGAGGGATTACCTTACGGCCAAGGGAGCAACGGTCCAGATGACAAGGACTACAGCAAGCCAGAAGCCTACGCTTGCCCGCAGGGTGCAGATCGGCCATTCGGCGGGTGCGGATGCTTTTGTCAGCATTCATTATAATTCTTCACCGAAGAATGTATCGGGTACGCTGACCTTCTTCTATTCGGAATCAGATGATCTGCGGCTGGCCCGGGCGATTGAGAACAGGCTGGGCCAGGGAATCGGCCTCAAGAGCAACGGGTTGTCCTATGGCAATTATCATATCCTGAGGGAAAATAAGCTTCCGGCTGCCCTGGTGGAGCTGGGATTCCTGAGCAACCCTTACGATGAGTCGATTGTCCGTACCTCCAGCTATCAGAAAAAAGCCGCCAAGGCTATTGCCGAAGGGCTGGCTGATTATTTTAAATAAAACGGCAAAACAATACCGCAAGCAGCTCACTGCTTGCGGTATTCCCGCGGCGTCAAACCGGTGGCTTTTTTAAAGACCCGGCTGAAATACTTCTCATCCTCATAGCCGACCAGCTCGGAAATCTGCGACAGCCGCAGGCTCGTATTGTGCAGCAGCGTCTTGGCCTTGCCGATCCGTAAGCCTGTTAAATAGTCCGACAGGTTCTCACCGCTGATCTGCTTGAACTTGCGCGATACATTCTCACGGCTGATGAAGAAGCGCTCGGCAATATGCTGCAGTGTCATATCCCTGGCGTAATTCTGCTCCAGATACTCGCGGATGTCCTGCACAAGCCGGCTGTCCGGGGTCTGTGCGCTTCCCTGGGCCAGGCACTGCAGCAGCGCCTTCAGCTGCTTCTGCCAGTTCCCTGCGGAGAAAAGCCCTTCTGCATCGTAGCAGGACTCTATCACGATTTCCGCTTCCGGCCGCCAGCGCTGCAGAACGGCACAGATCGCCTCCTGCTGCTGCATAAGGCTGCTCTCTGTAAGCACAGGCAGCCCCCCGAGCCGGTCGCCCCATTCCCTTATGACCCGCTCCATCCGTTCCAGATCTCCGGACAACACAGCTATTCCGAGCTTATCCGGCAGCGTCTCAAGGACGTAGTCTTTTTTAGACCTACTATCTTCCTGCTGCTCCCTGTACAGGTGAATCCGTCCGTCCCGCTGCAGCAGATTCCGTTCATTCAGCCCTTCCCGTGCCTGCCGGCAGGCAGACTGCAAACCTTCCGGAAAAGGACAAACACCGCTAAGCCCGATATCCATTTGTACTCCGTACACCTGTCTAATCGACTCATTGATGCGCTGCAGCTGTGCTTCCGCTTCCGGCACGTCAGCCCAGAACAGCATCACAATATCTGCACCTCCCTGCCAGCTGCGGAAGGCGAACCCGCTCCGCTCTGCGGTAATGACCTCATTGCAGACATTCGCCAGCACAAAGGAGGTCAGTCCTACATCACCATGGAACCGCTGCAGCAGCCGGCAGTCGCTCTGCTGCAGCGAGATAACGGCTGCCCGGCAGCCGGCTGCATGCTCCGGCATGCCCAGCTCCTCGCACAGTGCAGGCTTCAGCTCCTTAAAGGACGCATGACCCGCCGCCAGATCCGAGAGCATTTTATCCCAGTAGAGCGGCCGCAGCATATTCAGCTGTATATTCCGGTGCCGGGTCTGCTGCCGCTCAGCCTCCTCCTCCCGCCACAGCTTGAAGGCATGCTCCGCTGCGGCAATCAGCTGCCGGCTGTTGAGCGGCTTAAGCAGGTAATCCGTCCCGCCGTAGACAATCGCCGGCTTCACATAGTTGAAATCCTGATAGCCGCTGATGACAATCGTCTTCGTCTCGGGATAATGGCCGTGCAGCCATTCCAGCAGCTCCGCACCGTCCATCAGCGGCATCCGCATATCGGTGAATACAACCGCCGGCTGCTCCTCGCGCATAATCTGCATCGCTTCCTGCCCGTTCGTCGCCTCAAAGATACCGGCAATCTGATGCTTCTCCCACGGTACAAAATAGCGGATTGCTTCCCGCACATGCTTCTCATCATCTACGATCAGTACCTTCATCGTCTGCCGCTCCTTTGTCTATGTGATGGGTCTGGTTCTCCAGAGGAATGATCAGTGTAACCGTAACCCCTTGTCCCTCTTCGCTGCGCAGCAGCAGCTCCGTCTCTCCGCTCATCTGCAGCCGCAGCCGGGCCAGCACGTTGGCCAGGCCGATCTCTTCGTGCCCGGCCTTGCCGGTGTGCGCAAGTCCGGCAGCGATTTCCGCCAGCCTCGCCTCCGGTATCCCTTTACCGTTATCCTTAACGGCAAGAATCAGTCTGTCCTGCTTATCAAGCGTGCAGGAAACCGTAATCACGGCTTCACGGATTCCATCCGCGAACCCGTGCTTGAAGATGTTCTCCACGATCGGCTGCAAAATCATCTTCGGCACAGTAATGCCAGAGGCAGCCTCATCGGTATCGATATCCAGCCGCAGATTTTCTTCGCCGAAGCGTTCAGTCTGCAGAATAACATAGTTCTGCACATGCTCCAGCTCATCCCGCAGCGGAACCTGCGTCCGTTCCGTATTCATGGAATAACGCATCATGCTGCCGAGTGAGTAGATGAGATCGTACACCTTCGGCGCATTATAGCGCAGGGACAGACTGGCAATCGACTGCAGGGCATTGTACAGAAAATGCGGATTAACCTGGGCCTGCAGTGCTTTGAGCTGATTCGTTTTATTGGCCAGCTCCAGCTTATATTCCTTGAGAATCAGGTCATTAATCGTGCGGGTCATGCCGGTAATTTTGCGGGTCAGCAGCCCAAATTCATCCTCGCTCTCGGCTTCCATATGGGCATCCAGCTGGCCGATCTGCACCTTTTGGGTGAAGGCAATCAGCTTCTTGATCGGTCTTGTGAAGCCGATGGAGATGACGACTGCAACAATCCCGCCCAAAATTAGAAAAAGTACACCTATACCGGCATTGAACCGGGTGATGATCCGGGCATCAGCGTACAAATCGCCGTATGGCACCAGCTTGATAATGCTCCCTTTAAACAAAGGGGCATCGATATGCCGGTACATTACAATCCCAGCGAACCCGTCCTTTTTCCAGCTGAAATGGCCGCTCTCACTAGCTTCCGGCAGCCGGCTCCAGCCTGCTGTCACCCGCTCCCCGATCCATTCCGGATCAGAAGAAAACAGCGCCTCTCCCTGTTCATTCAGCACATACAGCCGCTCCGTGTCCGAATTGTACATCGACCTGACGATCCCCTCCAGCTCATCCAGCCGGAAGTCGACCGACAGATCGGCCAGCACCTCGGCGCTGGGCGCCCGGTAGAGCGGAAAATGGGCCGTGAACACCGGCACCGTGCCCGATTTCAAATTCGGAAAGCCGGATTTCATCCCGTACTGGTGATCCATGTGGGTCACCTCGATAAACGGCCGGTAGGTTCCGCCCGGAACGGCCGAAGGGACAAAGGTATCCGCTTCACGGCGGAACAGCCCGCCGAGCAGCAGATTGGACTGCTTCGGCGCTCTCACGTACAGGTGAATCTGAAACGTATTCTGGTCTGAGAGAAACAGGTTGTACAGCTGGGTTGAAATGACCGCCCGGGTATCCGGCGCAGCCGTACCTGCCGGCAGATCAGCCGGGTCCTTGGCCGTAAGCAGTGTCGTATAAAAGGAGCTCGGCACATTGATTCCGCTGTACAGCGACATCGCCCGCTGATTCATCCCGTTGAAATAGCTGCTGAGATTGCCTTCGCCGAGGGTGAGCAGCTTCGTATTCTGTTTTACGGACTGCTCGGTCACCGACTGCTTGGTATAGAGATAAGAGAACGTAACCGAGATTCCCGACGGAATCACGGAGGCCAGCAGCACGAGCGCCATCAGCCGGGTACGGATACTGTTTTTCAAGTAGAAACGGCTACGCCGTCCTAAACAGGACGGTATCCGTTTCTGCGAGAAAGATAAGGATAAAGGATTGCGTGAAGTATATACTTTCTTATCTTTGAACATGTGGGCCTCCTGATAAGAGTTCGGGCATCCGCTTTCTATTGTGAACGCTATCATTTAAATGGATACAATCTTTGCAACGACAGCATACACCGAGTTTCGTGCGCAGCGCTACTATGAATTTTTTCCGCCGCCTCTCAGGCACGCTGCAATATAATCCACTTTTCTAAGCATCAAATTGAGTGTTGGGGGAGCCGGGGGCTTTCTATAATGAAGCCATGAACCTGTAGAATAACTACACAAAAGGAGATTCCCTATGAGAAAAACGCTGCGGCTTCAAAAAGGCTGGGGCCAGCAAATGGTGTTCCTCGGACCCTGCCTGCTCTTTTTCCTGACCATTGTGGTCACGCCCTTCTTCCTCGGCTTCTACTACTCTTCCACGGACTGGAACGGGCTTGATCTGGACAAAGCGGTCTGGACCGGCGCGGCCAACTGGAAACGGATTTTTATGAATGACGATAAGTTCTGGGAATCCCTGCTGTTCACCCTGCGCTTCACGGTTGTCTCCGTAGTGGCTGCCAATGCGCTTGCGCTGCTGCTGGCCTTTATCCTGATGACCACACTGAAGACCAAAAAGGTGCTGCGGACGATCTTTTTCATGCCTAACGTGATCGGCGGTATTCTGCTCGGGTACATCTGGCAGTTTATTTTCACCAAAGGCTTCGCCACTATCGGAGAAATTACCGGTATTTCGTTCTTCCAGCTTCCTTGGCTGGGTACACCAGGCACCGGCTTCTGGGGACTTGTCATCGTGTTCGTCTGGCAGACTGCCGGCTATATGATGGTTATCTATATCGCGGCTTTGGCCGGAATTCCAAAAGATCTGATCGAAGCAGCCAAGATTGACGGCGCCCGTGCCCCGCAGCTGTTCAGAAGTGTCTACGTACCTTTGATCATGCCTGCTATCACGATCTGTCTGTTCCTGACCACCTCCAATGCCTTCAAAATGTTCGACCTCAACCTGTCGCTGACCAAAGGCGGGCCGGGAACCTCAACCCAGTCGCTGGCCTATAACATTTACGCGGAGGCGCTGATTAACAACCGTTACGGGCTGGGCACCGCCAAGGCACTGCTCTTTTTCGCTGCGGTGTCACTGATTACAGTCACCCAGGTATGGATCACTAAACGGAAAGAGGTGTCGGCCTAATGGACACAAGCAGCTACCGCCCGAAAAATTTCATTTTGGAGATTGCCGCCATCCTTCTGGCCATCGTCTTCCTGTCGCCGTTCTACCTGGTGCTGAGCAACTCCGTCAAAAGCCTCAAGGAAATCCTGCTCGATGCCGCCTCCTTCCCTGCCGTCTACCACTGGGATAATTATGCCAAGGTGTGGGATGCAATTGATTTTCCGCAGGCGTTCTGGAATTCTTTATCGATTACCGTACTGAGCGTCATCTTCATCGTGCTGTTCAGCTCCATGGCGGCGTACCAGATTGTCAGAAAACCGTCACGGTTCAATAATTTTGTGTTCCTGCTGCTGGTGTCGGCGATGATTATTCCCTTTCAGTCTCTGATGCTGCAGCTGGTCCGGGTGACCAGTATACTGGAGCTGCGCGGCGAGCTGTACGGCATTGTGGCCTGTTATCTCGGCTTCGGGATGCCGCTGTCGGTCTTCCTGTTCCACGGTTTTATCAAAAGTGTCCCTTATGAGCTTGAAGAAGCTGCCCGGGTCGACGGCTCCAACCCTTACGGCGTGTTCTTCCGGATTGTGTTCCCGCTCCTGCTGCCGATTATTGTTACCGTCATTATTCTCAATACGCTATGGATCTGGAACGACTATCTGCTGCCGGTGCTGGTGATCGGGGGAAATAAAGATTTGACTACCCTGCCGGTGGCCGTTACTAAATTTTTCGGGCAGTACACGAAGAAGTGGGATCTTGCGCTTGCGGGACTGGTGATGGCGATTACGCCGATTCTGCTGTTCTTCCTGTCGCTGCAGCGTTATATTGTGGAAGGTGTCACCGCCGGCTCTGTTAAGGGGTAACCGCGTGCATAACCGGTGCTGCAACAATATCCACTTTTTCGAGCAAAATATTAAGTGTAAGTGATCATCGTGATGCTATACGATCTAATTGCAGGAACCACAGACCAGGGAGGTTATTCTATGAAAAGAAAGCTTGCGTTGATTATGGCAACCGTTTGCACTTTGATTGTAGCAGGGTGCGGCAACAACAGCAGCAATAATGCCGGCAATGGCGGAGCTGCAACCAATACTCCAAAAGAGAATGCTGCTGTTGAGGCTACGGCGGCTCCCGCCAAAGATGTGACGATCAAAATGTTCCAGTTCAAGGTTGAAATTGCCGAGCAGCTGAATGCACTGGCCGAAGAATATGAGAAGGAAACCGGCGTGAAGGTTGAAGTGGAGACACATGGCGGTGGTGAAGACTACGGCGCTCTGCTAAAAGCTGAAATCGCTTCCGGATCTGAACCGGAAATCTTCAACAACGGCGGCTATACTGCCCTGGTCCCTTACATGGACCGCGCTACCGACTTGTCCGACCAGCCTTGGGCGGCCAATCTGATTCCAACCTCTAAAGCTCCGGCCACCGTTGACGGCAAGCTGTATGGGATGCCGATGAACGTTGAGGGTTACGGACTTATTTATAACAAGGATCTGTTTGAGCAGGCCGGCATTACCGAGGAGCCTAAAACGCTGACCCAGCTTAAAGACACTGCCGCCAAGCTCAAGGCTGCCGGAATCACTCCTTTTGAAGCTACCAATGAGTGGTGGTCGATGGGGATTCACCTGGTGAACGTAGGCCTGGCCCACCAGCCTGATCCGAAGCAATTTATCGAGGATGTCAAAGCCGGTACACAAACGATCAAAGGCAATGCCGTATTCGAGCAGTGGCTGGATCTCGTGGATGTGATCTTCGACAACGCCCAGGATAACAAAATGACAACCGATTATGCTACACAGGTTGCCGAATTCGCCTCCGGCAAAGCGGCCATGATGCTGCAGGGTAACTGGACCCAGGGCGACATCGACAAAATCGATCCGGCGCTGAACCTCGGCCTCCTCCCGCTGCCAATCAGCGATGAGGAAGGTACGATCCTCGTCGGCGTGCCGAACAACTATATCGTGAACAGCAAATCCGCGCATCCGGAAGAAGCTAAAGCCTTCCTGAACTGGCTTGTCACCTCCGAAACCGGCCAGAAATACCTGACCAAGGAATTCAAATTCATTCCGGCAGAAACGAACATCGCAGCTGACGCTGCTGACATCGGCCAGGTTGCCGTTGCCGTGCAGGAGAAATCAGCTACCGCACTCGGCTGGAACTGGGATATGTTCCCTGACGGCGTAACCCAGGGCTTCGGCGCTGCCATGCAGGAATACCTCGGCGAGCAGATCGACCGCGGCCAGCTGCTGGAGAAGCTGGATAAAGCAGTGCAGGATATTGTGAAGCAATAGATCACCGGGTTATGTAAAAGCACCTTCAAAACCGCCAAAGCGGGATTGAAGATGCTTTTTTGTGCCTGCTATATTAGACGAACATCTCCACAATCAGGAACAGGTTCAGTGCTACAACCAGCGCGGAGATCATCCAGCCGAGGATCGTTGTTATTCTGCGGTTAACCAGCCCGTGCATAATCTTGCGGTTGCTGGTGAAGATAACCAGCGGAATAAGTGCAAAAGCAATCCCGAACGACAGCACAACCTGGCTCATGACCAGCGCGCTGGTGGCGTTGATGCCGAAAGCGATGATCGCCAGCGGTGGAATGATCGTAATCGCCCGTCGCAGATACAGGTTGATTCTTTTGTTAATGAAGCCCTGCATAACCACATCTCCGGCCATTGTGCCGACAGAGGAGCTGGATAAACCGGCGATCAGCAGGCCCAGGCCGAAGGCAATAGCCGTAACCGGTCCGGCCAGATTGCTGAATTGCTCGAACGCGACATCCAGATCTTCGACCACCAGCCCATTTTTGAAGAACAAGGCTGCCGCTACAATGACCATGGCCATATTTACAGCCCCTGCGATCACCATCGCAATGACAATATCGATCATTTCCCATTTAAAAATCTGTTTCTTCTGCTTCTCATCCACCCCGACCACCCGGCTCTGGGTCAGCGAGGAATGGAGATAAATCGCGTGCGGCATAACGGTTGCGCCGAGAATACCTGCGGCCAGCAGCACGCTGTCCACTCCCTGAAACGCCGGGGTGAAAATCCCCGCCACTACTGCCCCGGCATCCGGCTTCGCCATAATGACCTGGAAGGCAAAGGCTAAGACCACGACCATCACCATTGAGGCAATCCCGGCCTCCAGACTGCGGTAACCGCGCCGCTGCAGCTCAAGTATAGCGAATGAGCCTACAGCCGTAATGAGTGCAGCCGGCAGCATCGGAATTCCGAATAGTAAATATAGTCCGAGTGCCGCCCCGATAAACTCTGCCAGATCCGTAGCGATAATAACAAGCTCACTCTGAATCCATAAAAAGATCGCTGCCCCCTTCGGAAACTGCTCCCGCGCCACCTCCGGCAGGTTCTTGCCTGTTGCAATACCGAGCTTGGCGGATAACGCCTGGATCAGCACAGCCATCAGATTCGAAGCGGCGATTACCCACAGGAGCAGGTAACCGTATTTCGAGCCCGCAGTAATATTAGTGGCAAAATTGCCCGGGTCCAGGTACGCTACTGAAGCAATAAAAGCCGGGCCCAGAAACGGAAGCAGCCGCTTCAACCCTTTTACATCCCCGTTTAAAACGGCCTGTGCCGAAATCTTGTTCTGTCTAACCTTTATGGCTTTGGGTGTCTCCACCGCTGTCTGATCAATCATGCTGAACCCTCCTTACAACTGAAATGTTGTCTATATACACGAATTTTTTATATATGCGAAAAGTTTATTATATAAACGAAATGTTGTCTTCGCACCGAAAATTTGTCTACACGCACTTAAGTTTCCCTGATGCAACTTTTACTTTACAATCATTATATTACCCATATTGAAAAAAGTAAATGTAATTTTCATGGTTCTCTTTCCTGTTGCACACACAGATACAATTAACGCGAATCGGGGCGTTACAATCAAATCAGCCGGCTCAAATGAGCCGGCTGTGATCAACAGAACTTCCTATAGATGCGAATACATGACGTGCAGCTTCATCAACCGGCAAAAAGACTCCGATCCCCGGAAACAGACCGCTGCCAGCCGAAAGATACATCTGCTTGTAACGGATCGGCATAAGATCACTCGTATCTTTTACTCTGGCAAGTACGGTTCTATATAAAGGCTCTCCCTGCTTGGGGTCATCATTTCTCATCCCCCAATACTGTTCCCCGCCATGCTGATGCAGTCTCTGCAGCAGGTTCTGATACCAGCCGTCATACCGGGACAGCAGATGATTCCGCCTGAACGCATGCAAACCGTTAATCGCATGTGCTTCCCACTGCGCAAACGCTTCTGTATTAAAGGTGGCACGGGAGCGGACAGGCAGTTCAGCGCTGAAATGAAAATCCATCAGATTGATCTCATTCGCGGAGATGGCCTCAGGTGATAAATCAAACAGATCCGTAAACAGCTCATTGGCTCCCTTAATGTCCAGAGTTGGTGCTACAAGCATTGCCGGTATACCGAGCGTATTCAGCAGCTGCCGCGCTCTCCCCAATTCCTGTTCCACCAGTTCCCCCTGCATATCAGGCTGAACGGGAAGATAACCTGCTGCTGCAAGCAGTTCATTACGCTCATCAAAGGTGCATTCAAGGTATTCTGCTATGCGCAGCATCGTTTCGCGGTCAGGCAAGCGTTGTGAGCGGCCGACCAGCAGATTTTTATAGGTCAGACAGGACTCGTCGTTTAATTCCTGCTGTGTGAATCTTTTTAAGACGGGATGGGGATCCAGGCTATATTTACGCTGGCGCTTTATGCGAAGCGATTCGATTTCTCCCAGTGCAGCTTTCAGCATTTTTTTCTGCAAACCCTTGCCTGCACTCATACCGCTTCCCCCATTTCTTTCATTACACAAGTGCAGTTCTGCACTTGGGCTCATCATTGCCGTCTATTATTATATGTCCCGTGAAGCGCAATTCATATCTTTATATAAAAGAAGGAGGAACTATGAAAG contains these protein-coding regions:
- a CDS encoding N-acetylmuramoyl-L-alanine amidase gives rise to the protein MIKSIHKALLLAGIITGALLTGSQADALASYTAKVYASSLTVRSEPAAGASAVGSLKNGATVTVTDEQHGWMKVRSGSLTGWVAGYYLKKVNGDSASVVTASSVSLVKSSGSTAATVTADSLRIRGGPGTGYAVVGSLKANDKVTILTRENGWARIRTSAGEVGWVSAQYLSSGGSSSGVTTASATSSSSKGTSKIGSKLIVIDAGHGGNDPGMLGTTYNTMEKDLTLQTALYVRDYLTAKGATVQMTRTTASQKPTLARRVQIGHSAGADAFVSIHYNSSPKNVSGTLTFFYSESDDLRLARAIENRLGQGIGLKSNGLSYGNYHILRENKLPAALVELGFLSNPYDESIVRTSSYQKKAAKAIAEGLADYFK
- a CDS encoding response regulator encodes the protein MKVLIVDDEKHVREAIRYFVPWEKHQIAGIFEATNGQEAMQIMREEQPAVVFTDMRMPLMDGAELLEWLHGHYPETKTIVISGYQDFNYVKPAIVYGGTDYLLKPLNSRQLIAAAEHAFKLWREEEAERQQTRHRNIQLNMLRPLYWDKMLSDLAAGHASFKELKPALCEELGMPEHAAGCRAAVISLQQSDCRLLQRFHGDVGLTSFVLANVCNEVITAERSGFAFRSWQGGADIVMLFWADVPEAEAQLQRINESIRQVYGVQMDIGLSGVCPFPEGLQSACRQAREGLNERNLLQRDGRIHLYREQQEDSRSKKDYVLETLPDKLGIAVLSGDLERMERVIREWGDRLGGLPVLTESSLMQQQEAICAVLQRWRPEAEIVIESCYDAEGLFSAGNWQKQLKALLQCLAQGSAQTPDSRLVQDIREYLEQNYARDMTLQHIAERFFISRENVSRKFKQISGENLSDYLTGLRIGKAKTLLHNTSLRLSQISELVGYEDEKYFSRVFKKATGLTPREYRKQ
- a CDS encoding sensor histidine kinase, giving the protein MKNSIRTRLMALVLLASVIPSGISVTFSYLYTKQSVTEQSVKQNTKLLTLGEGNLSSYFNGMNQRAMSLYSGINVPSSFYTTLLTAKDPADLPAGTAAPDTRAVISTQLYNLFLSDQNTFQIHLYVRAPKQSNLLLGGLFRREADTFVPSAVPGGTYRPFIEVTHMDHQYGMKSGFPNLKSGTVPVFTAHFPLYRAPSAEVLADLSVDFRLDELEGIVRSMYNSDTERLYVLNEQGEALFSSDPEWIGERVTAGWSRLPEASESGHFSWKKDGFAGIVMYRHIDAPLFKGSIIKLVPYGDLYADARIITRFNAGIGVLFLILGGIVAVVISIGFTRPIKKLIAFTQKVQIGQLDAHMEAESEDEFGLLTRKITGMTRTINDLILKEYKLELANKTNQLKALQAQVNPHFLYNALQSIASLSLRYNAPKVYDLIYSLGSMMRYSMNTERTQVPLRDELEHVQNYVILQTERFGEENLRLDIDTDEAASGITVPKMILQPIVENIFKHGFADGIREAVITVSCTLDKQDRLILAVKDNGKGIPEARLAEIAAGLAHTGKAGHEEIGLANVLARLRLQMSGETELLLRSEEGQGVTVTLIIPLENQTHHIDKGAADDEGTDRR
- a CDS encoding sugar ABC transporter permease translates to MRKTLRLQKGWGQQMVFLGPCLLFFLTIVVTPFFLGFYYSSTDWNGLDLDKAVWTGAANWKRIFMNDDKFWESLLFTLRFTVVSVVAANALALLLAFILMTTLKTKKVLRTIFFMPNVIGGILLGYIWQFIFTKGFATIGEITGISFFQLPWLGTPGTGFWGLVIVFVWQTAGYMMVIYIAALAGIPKDLIEAAKIDGARAPQLFRSVYVPLIMPAITICLFLTTSNAFKMFDLNLSLTKGGPGTSTQSLAYNIYAEALINNRYGLGTAKALLFFAAVSLITVTQVWITKRKEVSA
- a CDS encoding carbohydrate ABC transporter permease → MDTSSYRPKNFILEIAAILLAIVFLSPFYLVLSNSVKSLKEILLDAASFPAVYHWDNYAKVWDAIDFPQAFWNSLSITVLSVIFIVLFSSMAAYQIVRKPSRFNNFVFLLLVSAMIIPFQSLMLQLVRVTSILELRGELYGIVACYLGFGMPLSVFLFHGFIKSVPYELEEAARVDGSNPYGVFFRIVFPLLLPIIVTVIILNTLWIWNDYLLPVLVIGGNKDLTTLPVAVTKFFGQYTKKWDLALAGLVMAITPILLFFLSLQRYIVEGVTAGSVKG
- a CDS encoding extracellular solute-binding protein, with the protein product MKRKLALIMATVCTLIVAGCGNNSSNNAGNGGAATNTPKENAAVEATAAPAKDVTIKMFQFKVEIAEQLNALAEEYEKETGVKVEVETHGGGEDYGALLKAEIASGSEPEIFNNGGYTALVPYMDRATDLSDQPWAANLIPTSKAPATVDGKLYGMPMNVEGYGLIYNKDLFEQAGITEEPKTLTQLKDTAAKLKAAGITPFEATNEWWSMGIHLVNVGLAHQPDPKQFIEDVKAGTQTIKGNAVFEQWLDLVDVIFDNAQDNKMTTDYATQVAEFASGKAAMMLQGNWTQGDIDKIDPALNLGLLPLPISDEEGTILVGVPNNYIVNSKSAHPEEAKAFLNWLVTSETGQKYLTKEFKFIPAETNIAADAADIGQVAVAVQEKSATALGWNWDMFPDGVTQGFGAAMQEYLGEQIDRGQLLEKLDKAVQDIVKQ
- a CDS encoding Nramp family divalent metal transporter, translating into MIDQTAVETPKAIKVRQNKISAQAVLNGDVKGLKRLLPFLGPAFIASVAYLDPGNFATNITAGSKYGYLLLWVIAASNLMAVLIQALSAKLGIATGKNLPEVAREQFPKGAAIFLWIQSELVIIATDLAEFIGAALGLYLLFGIPMLPAALITAVGSFAILELQRRGYRSLEAGIASMVMVVVLAFAFQVIMAKPDAGAVVAGIFTPAFQGVDSVLLAAGILGATVMPHAIYLHSSLTQSRVVGVDEKQKKQIFKWEMIDIVIAMVIAGAVNMAMVIVAAALFFKNGLVVEDLDVAFEQFSNLAGPVTAIAFGLGLLIAGLSSSSVGTMAGDVVMQGFINKRINLYLRRAITIIPPLAIIAFGINATSALVMSQVVLSFGIAFALIPLVIFTSNRKIMHGLVNRRITTILGWMISALVVALNLFLIVEMFV